Within the Opitutaceae bacterium TAV5 genome, the region TGCGCACGGGGACGATCGGCGTGGCGTTGGAGGCCGGGGTAAGGACGCGGTTGTCGACAGGCGCCGCGGGCGTGGCGGCTGCGGCGGATGCGGGGCGGGCGGGCTTGCGGGCGCGTTTCCCGGTGGTGGCTTTGGCGCGTGACGGTAAAATAGAGTGTTTCCTGGCAGGCATTTCGAAAAAGGGGACGTTCACGGTAGCCAGCCGGGGCGGCGAAACCAGAACGAAGTGGCATGTTACACAAATGTTACATGCAGGGAGAGGGTTGCGGGCGGGGGGGGCCGGACAGCAACGGGCAGGCGCGGACGGTCGCACCGGATCACTTCATCCGGTGGCATGTGACTTTTCCTTGCTTGCCGTCGCAGGGGCTTGTTCGCTGGCCGGCTCTATATTTGTCCATGAAAATCCTGGTCGCCGACAAGATCTCACCCAAGGGAGTCGCCTTTTTGCGTCAGCAAACGGGCTTCGAAGTGGTGGAGGCTTACGGCTCTTCCCCCGAGAAAGTCCTCGAACTGGTCAGGGACGTGCATGCCATCGCCGTCCGTTCGGAAACGAAAATCACCCGCGAGGTCATCGCGGCCGCGCCCTTGCTGAAGGTTGTGGGCCGCGCCGGCGTGGGCGTTGACAACGTCGATGTCGAGGCCGCCACCGAGCGCGGTGTCGTCGTCATGAACACGCCGGCGGGCAACACCATCGCCACGGCCGAGCTGACGTTCACACACATCCTCTGCGGCTCGCGCCCGGTCGCCCAGGCCGCCGCCTCGATGCGCGAGGGCAAGTGGGACCGCAAGGCGTTCAGCGGCGTGGAGCTTTTCAAAAAGACGCTCGGCATCATCGGCATGGGCCGTATCGGTGGCGAGGTCGCCAAGCGCGCCGTCGCCTTCGGGATGAAGGTGCTCGCCTACGATCCGTACCTCGCTCCCAGCCGCGCCAAGGCCATGCAAGTGGAGGTCGCCACGCTCGACGACATCCTCGCCCAGGCCGACTACATCACCGTCCACATGCCGCTCACGGACGATACGAAGTACATGATCGACGAGGCTGCGCTGGCGAAGTGCCGGAAGGGCGTGCGCCTCTTCAACTGCGCCCGCGGCGGCATCATCAAGGAGTCGGCGCTCATCGCCGCCCTCAAGAGCGGCCACGTGGCCGCCGCCGGTCTCGATGTCTACGAGGATGAACCCCTCGCGAAGGACAGCGAACTGCGCACGCTCCCCAATGTCGTCCTCACCCCGCACCTCGGCGCTTCCACGGCCGAGGCGCAGGAATCGGTCGGCATCGAGATCGCCGAGCAGATCACCGACGTCCTCCGGACCGGCGCCATCCGCAATGCCGTCAACATGCCTTCGGTCGACGCCGCCACGGCCCAGACCCTGCGCCCCTACATCGAACTCGGCACGCGCCTCGGCACGCTCGTCCAGCAGATCGCGCCGCAGCAGATCGCCAAGGTCCGCGTGCTCTATCACGGCAAGATGGTCGAGCTCGATGCCAACGCCGTCACCCGCGCCATCCAGCACGGTTTCCTCCGCCGGATCAGCGGCGACGAGGTCAACGCCGTCAACGCCCCGGTCTTCTTCCAGCGCCTCGGCATCGATTTCGAGGTGATCAAGACCAGCGACGTGGCGGACTACACCGAGCTCATGGCCGTCGAGGCCATCACCCCGGCGGGCGAGGTGTTCAGCGCGCGCGGCACGCTCATCGGCAAGAACAACGAGCCCCGCATCGTCGGCATCAACGGCCGCGAGGTCGAAGTCGCCGCCGAGGGCCAGCTCCTCGTGCTGGAAAACATCGACAAGCCCGGCATGGTGGGCACGGTCGGCACGCTGCTCGGCAACGACGGCGTCAACATCGCCGACATGTCGCTCACCCGCCTCATCCTCGGCGGCACCGCCTACATGGTGGTGCGCGTCGACCACGAGCCCAGCGCCACCGCGCGCGAGGCGCTCAAGAAAAACCCGCTGATCAAATCGGCCAAGTTCGTGCAACTGTGAATCCATTACGAATGACGGATTACGAAGGACGAATGGCGAAGCGGGGGGCATGAACATCGTCCCGACCCTCCTTCCGGTTCGCGATTTGTAACTCGTAATCTGTCATTCGTAATCCGTCATCCGTAATTCCCATGCTGCTCCCCGCCACTCTCGCCGCCGTGATCGGCTACTTCCTCGGCGCCCTGCCGTTCGGGTACCTCGTGGCGCGGAGTTTCGGCATCAACATCTTCGAGCACGGCAGCAAAAACCCCGGCGCGACCAACGTGAAGCGCGTGCTCGGCGAGAAATTCGGCCCGCGCGGCAAACGCGCCGGCACCCGCGTGTTCCTGCTCGATGCGGTCAAGGGCGCGCTCGCCGCCGGCTGGCCCCTGCTGATTCTGCCCTTGTTTCACACGCGCGTGTTGCCGCTCGGCACCGAAGACAACTGGATTAACATCCACACCTTCGATGCTGGCACGGTCAACGCTGCCGCCATCACCGGCCTCGTGGCCGCGCTCATCGGTCACAGCTTTTCCTGCTTCACCCGTTTCCGCGGCGGCAAGGGCGTGGCGACCTCCGCCGGCGGCCTCTTCATGCTGCTCCCCTGGCCGGCGCTGATCGCCCTCGCCACGTGGGGGCTGGTGTTCCGGTTCTCGCGCTACGTTTCGCTGGCCTCGATCGTGGCCGCCGTCGTGCTGCCGGTCGCCGCCTGGCTCTGGCCCTGGCCGCACACGCCGCTGCCGTTCGCCCTCCTCGCCACCCTCATCGGCGCCTTTGTGATCCTGCGCCACCGCACCAACATCAAACGCCTCCTCAGCGGCACCGAAAACCGGTTCGCCAGAAAAACCTGATCCGATTTTTCGCGCCTTTCGCGCCTTTTTTGCGCCCATTCAACTCTTCTTTCCAGGCATGAGCACCACCACCATCAACATCGGCATCTGCGGACTCGGCACGGTCGGGCAGGGCGTGTGGAAACACATCGAAAACGCCCGCTCCTCGCTCGAGACCCGAACCGGCGTGCAACTCGTGCTCCGCCGCGCCTCCGTCCGCGACCTGAAGAAAAAACGCGCCGTCCGCGTCCCCGCCGCGAAGCTCACCACCGACCCGCTCTCCATCGCCACCGATCCTCATATCCACATCGTGTGCGAACTCATCGGCGGCACCACCCTCGCGCGCGAAATCACCCTCGCCGCCCTCCGCCTCGGCAAGACCGTCGTCTCTGCCAACAAGGCCCTCCTCTGCGACCACGGCCCCGAGCTTCTCGCCGCCGCGCAGAAACACGGCGGTCACTTCCTCTTCGAGGCCTCCGTCGCCGGCGGCATTCCCATCGTCAAGGCCATCCGCGAAGGGCTCGCCGCCAACCGCTTTCCGCTCATCTACGGCATCCTCAACGGCACCTGCAACTACATCCTCACGCGCATGGAGCGCGAAGGGCTCAGTTACCCGGCCATCCTTGCCGACGCCAAGCGCCTCGGTTACGCCGAGGCCGAGGAATCGCTCGACGTCGAAGGCTGGGACACCGCCCACAAGGCCTCCGTCCTCGCGTACCTCGCCCACGGCGTCTGGGTGCCTACCGCAAAAATGACGGTCGAGGGCATCACGCAGATCACGCAGGCCGACCTGCAATTCGCCCGCGAGAACGGCTACGCCATAAAACTCCTCGCCGTCATCGCCCGCGACATCACGCATGCCCGCGGCGGCCTCTCCGTGCGGGTGGCTCCCGCGCTCCTCCCGCGCACCCGGGTCATCGCCAACGTCAACGACGTCTACAACGGCGTCTCCGTCACCGGCGATGTCGTGGGCGAGACCGTCTACATCGGCCGCGGCGCCGGCCAGGATCCGACGGCCAGCGCCGTCATTGCCGACATCGTCGACGCCGCGACGCGCCTCGCGTCCGGCCTTCCCGCTCCGAAGTCCAAAAAACAGTCCGCGGCCCGCGCCCCCTCCGTTCCGCTCGCCTCGCCCGAGTCGCTCCGCGGCAGCTATTACCTGCGTCTCGACGTGAAGGACGAGCCCGGCGTTCTCGCCAGGGTGGCGACCGTCACGGCGCGTTCGCGCGTCAGCATTGCGAGCGTCTCGCAACATCCCGGCGAGCGGCCCGACGCTGCCTCGCTCATCCTCACCACCCACGAGAGCAACGAAAAAGCCATCCGCGAGACCCTCGCCCGCCTCGCCAGGCTGGACTGCGTCCTCTCCCGGCCACTCCTGTTGCGCATCCACGAATAACCGGCAATCGCTCCGCACACGGATTTTTTGTCTTTTCGTGTGTTTCGTGGGCACCTTCCCGCATTTCCTCCCATGTCCCGAATAGTCCAAAAATACGGCGGCACCTCGGTCGGTGACGTCGAACGCATCAAAAACGTCGCGGCCCGGATCAAGACCTACCGCGACGAAGGCCACCAGGTGGTCGTGGTCGTCTCCGCCCGCTCCGGCGTGACGAATGAACTCATCGCCCGGGCCAAATCCATCACCACCGAGCCCGACGACCGGGAGATGGACCAGCTCCTCGCCGTCGGCGAACAGGAAACCATCGCCCTCACCGCGATGGCCCTCCATGCGATCGGCGTGCCCGCCGTGTCCTACACCGGCGCCCAGGCCGGCATCCTCACGGACAAGGTTCACACCAAGGCCAAAATCAAAAACATCAAGGCCGACGCCATCTCCGCCGACCTCGACGCCGGCAAGGTCGTCATCGTGGCCGGCTTCCAGGGCATCAACGAGGAGGGCCGTACCACCACGCTCGGCCGCGGCGGGTCCGACCTCAGCGCCATCTCGCTCGCCGGCGCGCTGCACGCCGACAAATGCGAAATCTACACCGATGTGGACGGCGTTTATACGGCCGACCCCCGCATCGTGAAGGACGCCCGCAAGCTCAACGAGATCTCCTACGACGAAATGCTCGAACTCGCCTCGGCTGGTTCGAAAGTCATGCAGTCGCGCTCTGTGGAATTTGCCGCCAAGTACAACGTCGTATTCGAAGTCCGCTCCTCTTTTAACAACAACCCGGGAACCATCGTGAAACAAGAAGTCGCCTACATGGAAAAAGTCGTCGTCCGCGGAGTCGCCGTGGACAAGGACCAGGCCAAGATCATCGTCAGCAACATCCTCGACAAGCCGGGTTCGGCGGCGAAGGTGTTCCGCGCGCTCTCCGACGCGAATGTCAATGTCGACATGATCGTGCAAAACGTCGGCCGCAACGGCATCGCCAACCTCACCTTCACGGTGGCGGGCACCGAGACGCAGCGCGCGCAAAAGGCGCTCGTCCCCGTGCTCGACGAGATCGGCGGCGGCCATGTGGCCGTGCACGAAAACATCGCCAAGCTTTCGGTGGTCGGCGTCGGCATGAAGACGCACAGCGGCGTGGCCGCCACGCTCTTCCAGAGCCTCGCCGATGCGAACATCAACATCGAGATGATCAGCACCTCCGAGATCAAGATCACGGTCGCGATCAGCAAGGACCAGGCCGACGAGGCCGCCCGCGTCGCCCACAAGGCCTTCGGCCTGGAAAACGCCTGAGGGCGCACACTCATTGCACGAAAGGAAACGAAGGTAACCAGGACATGCAGGTCTCCGAAATGTCTTTCCGGATTCGGGCTGAATCGGGGGGCGTCGTTGAAAAAACGGAAGAATCCCTGTTCTCTTCGTTTCCTTCCGTGCAAAAATCCTGAAGCGATGAAATTCATCAGCACCCGCGGCCAGACGCCTCCTCACACTTTCTCCGACGCCGTCGCCACCGGCCTGGCACCCGACGGCGGGCTGTTCCTGCCCGAGTCGCTGCCGACCTTCACCGCCGCCGACCTCGCGCGCTTCGCCCCGCTGTCGTATCCGGAACTCTGCTACGAATTCCTGAAACACTTCGCGACCGACATCCCGGCCGACACGCTTCGCGCCCTCATCGCGAAATCCTACACCCGCTTCAACCACCCCGACATCGCGCCGCTCGTCCGGCTCGACGACAACACCTTCGTCCTGGAGCTCTTCCACGGCCCCACGCTCGCGTTCAAGGACTTCGCGCTCCAGCTCCTCGGCAACCTCTACGAATACCAGTGTGCCACCCGCGGACAGACGATCAACGTCCTCGGCGCCACCTCCGGCGACACGGGCTCCGCCGCCATCCACGGCCTGCTCGGCAAACCCGGCACTGCCATCTTCATCCTCTACCCCGACGGGCGCACCTCGCCGCTCCAGGAACGCCAGATGGCCTGCACCGGCGCGGACAACGTCCACGCGCTCGCGATCAGCGGCACCTTTGACGACGCGCAGGCCGCGCTGAAGGAACTCTTCGCCGACCAGGATTTCCGCACCCGGCA harbors:
- a CDS encoding 3-phosphoglycerate dehydrogenase (catalyzes the formation of 3-phosphonooxypyruvate from 3-phospho-D-glycerate in serine biosynthesis; can also reduce alpha ketoglutarate to form 2-hydroxyglutarate), with product MKILVADKISPKGVAFLRQQTGFEVVEAYGSSPEKVLELVRDVHAIAVRSETKITREVIAAAPLLKVVGRAGVGVDNVDVEAATERGVVVMNTPAGNTIATAELTFTHILCGSRPVAQAAASMREGKWDRKAFSGVELFKKTLGIIGMGRIGGEVAKRAVAFGMKVLAYDPYLAPSRAKAMQVEVATLDDILAQADYITVHMPLTDDTKYMIDEAALAKCRKGVRLFNCARGGIIKESALIAALKSGHVAAAGLDVYEDEPLAKDSELRTLPNVVLTPHLGASTAEAQESVGIEIAEQITDVLRTGAIRNAVNMPSVDAATAQTLRPYIELGTRLGTLVQQIAPQQIAKVRVLYHGKMVELDANAVTRAIQHGFLRRISGDEVNAVNAPVFFQRLGIDFEVIKTSDVADYTELMAVEAITPAGEVFSARGTLIGKNNEPRIVGINGREVEVAAEGQLLVLENIDKPGMVGTVGTLLGNDGVNIADMSLTRLILGGTAYMVVRVDHEPSATAREALKKNPLIKSAKFVQL
- a CDS encoding glycerol-3-phosphate acyltransferase; the encoded protein is MLLPATLAAVIGYFLGALPFGYLVARSFGINIFEHGSKNPGATNVKRVLGEKFGPRGKRAGTRVFLLDAVKGALAAGWPLLILPLFHTRVLPLGTEDNWINIHTFDAGTVNAAAITGLVAALIGHSFSCFTRFRGGKGVATSAGGLFMLLPWPALIALATWGLVFRFSRYVSLASIVAAVVLPVAAWLWPWPHTPLPFALLATLIGAFVILRHRTNIKRLLSGTENRFARKT
- a CDS encoding homoserine dehydrogenase codes for the protein MSTTTINIGICGLGTVGQGVWKHIENARSSLETRTGVQLVLRRASVRDLKKKRAVRVPAAKLTTDPLSIATDPHIHIVCELIGGTTLAREITLAALRLGKTVVSANKALLCDHGPELLAAAQKHGGHFLFEASVAGGIPIVKAIREGLAANRFPLIYGILNGTCNYILTRMEREGLSYPAILADAKRLGYAEAEESLDVEGWDTAHKASVLAYLAHGVWVPTAKMTVEGITQITQADLQFARENGYAIKLLAVIARDITHARGGLSVRVAPALLPRTRVIANVNDVYNGVSVTGDVVGETVYIGRGAGQDPTASAVIADIVDAATRLASGLPAPKSKKQSAARAPSVPLASPESLRGSYYLRLDVKDEPGVLARVATVTARSRVSIASVSQHPGERPDAASLILTTHESNEKAIRETLARLARLDCVLSRPLLLRIHE
- a CDS encoding aspartate kinase (catalyzes the formation of 4-phospho-L-aspartate from L-aspartate and ATP, in Bacillus, lysine sensitive; regulated by response to starvation.) — encoded protein: MSRIVQKYGGTSVGDVERIKNVAARIKTYRDEGHQVVVVVSARSGVTNELIARAKSITTEPDDREMDQLLAVGEQETIALTAMALHAIGVPAVSYTGAQAGILTDKVHTKAKIKNIKADAISADLDAGKVVIVAGFQGINEEGRTTTLGRGGSDLSAISLAGALHADKCEIYTDVDGVYTADPRIVKDARKLNEISYDEMLELASAGSKVMQSRSVEFAAKYNVVFEVRSSFNNNPGTIVKQEVAYMEKVVVRGVAVDKDQAKIIVSNILDKPGSAAKVFRALSDANVNVDMIVQNVGRNGIANLTFTVAGTETQRAQKALVPVLDEIGGGHVAVHENIAKLSVVGVGMKTHSGVAATLFQSLADANINIEMISTSEIKITVAISKDQADEAARVAHKAFGLENA